TCCCGGTCGGGCCGCCCAGCTCGCTCAGCAGCAGGTTGCCCGCGCAGTTGTCGCTCTCGGAGACCGCGGCGGCGCACAGCGCCTCGACGGTCATGCCGTCGGCGAGGTTCTCGGGCCGGCCGGTGACGGGCGCGTAACCGGAGTCCGTCACCTGCTGCTCGGTGTACCGGATCCGCTTGGCGAGGAACTCGCCGTTCCGGTCCAGGTCGCGCAGGACCGCCCCGGCGGCGAGCGTCTTGAACACCGAGCAGAGGGCGAACGTCTCGTCCGCGCGGTACCGCACACTCCGCCCGGTGGCCGTGTCGTACGCGTAGACGCCGAGGCGTGCGGCGTACTCCTCCTCCAGCGCCCGGAACCGCCGGGCGAGCCCGGCGGTTCCCGTGGCGGCGTGCGCCGACGCGGCGGGCAGTGCGACGGCGAGGGCGGCCCCCGCGCCGAGCGTCAGCGCGGTACGACGGCCGGGGCGGAGCTTCGTGTGTCCCAGGGTTCCCAAAACGGTGCTCTCCTGTTCCTGCGCACGGTGTGACTGTCCACGTGGCTTCCCACATGACTGTCCCCACACGGCTGTCCACGTTCGTGATCATTTTCATGGACGCCTCGCAGGGAGACACAGTTCCACCGCCCCTCCCCTCACGCCGCCTCCGCCGCCACCCCCCGTTCCCCGGCGTCCCGGTGGATCGGCGTGCCCGAGCCCGTGAGCGGGACGCCCGTGCCGCCCCGCCGGGCCGCGACGATCTCCGCGGCGATGGACAGCGCCGTCTCCTCCGGCGTACGGGCGCCGAGGTCGAGCCCGATCGGTGACCGCAGCCGCGCCAGTTCGGCCTCGCTCACGCCGACCTCGCGCAGCCGCCGCTCGCGGTCGGCGTGCGTGCGCCGGGACCCCATGGCCCCGACGAACGCGGCCGGCCGTCGCAGCGCCTCCTCAAGCAGCGGCACGTCGAACTTGGCGTCGTGGGTGAGGACGCACAGCACCGTGCGGACGTCGGTCCCGGTGCCGCGCAGATAGCGGTGCGGCCAGTCGACGACGACCTCGTCGGCCTCCGGGAAACGGGCCCGGGTGGCGAAGACCGGGCGGGCGTCGCACACGGTGACGTGGTAACCGAGGAACTTGCCCGCCCGCACCAGGGCCGCCGCGAAGTCGATCGCCCCGAAGACGATCATGCGGGGCGGCGGCACGCTGGACTCGACGAGCAGGGTGAGCCCGCCGGGACAGTGGCTGCCGTCCTCGGCGACCTCGACGGTGCCGGTGCGGCCCACGTCGAGCAGCGCCCGGGCCTGGGCCGCGGCCGTGCGGTCCAGTTCGGGGTGGCCGCCGAGCCCGCCCTCGTGCCCCCCGTCGGAGCCCACGGCCAGGACGTGGCCGAGGAGTTCGGCCGGGCCCCGTACGACGCGGGCGACGGCGGCCGGCGCGCCGGAGGCGGCGGCCGCCAGCGCCGTCCGCAGGACTTCCCGCGCGGGGGCGTCGGCGCCGACCGGGGTGACCATGATGTCGAGGACCCCGCCGCAGGTCAGGCCCACGGCGAAGGCATCCTCGTCGCTGTAGCCGAACCGCTGGACGACGGTGGAGCCGTCCGCCAGCGCCTCCTGGCACAGCTCGTAGACCGCGCCCTCGACGCAGCCGCCGGAGACCGAGCCGATCACCGTGCCCTCGCTGTCGACGGCGAGGGCGGCACCGGGGCCGCGGGGCGCGCTGCCGCCGACGGCGACCACGGTGGCCACCGCGAACTCCCGGCCCTCGGCCAGCCAGTCGTGCAGTTGCCCGGCGAGGTCAAGCATCCGGTGCTCCCGCGTCCTGGGCCCCCAGCACCCGGTCGGGGCGGATGGGCAGGTGACGGTGGCGTACGCCGGTGGCGTGCCGGACCGCGTTGGCGATGGCCGCGGCGGCGCCCACGATGCCGACCTCGCCGACGCCCTTGATGCCGACCGGGTCGTCGGGGTCGTCGTCCTCGATCCAGTCGGCCTCGACGTGCGGCACGTCGGCGTGGGTGGCGACGTGGTAGCCCGCGAGGTCGGCCCCGTAGAGGCCGCCGGTGGCCCGGTCCCGTACCGCCTCCTCGTGCAGGGCCATGGAGATGCCCCAGATCATGCCGCCGACGAGCTGATTGCGGGCGGTGAGCGGGTTGACGATGCGGCCGGCCGCGAAGATGCCGAGCATCCGGCGCACCCGGACCTCGCCGGTGGCGGGGTCCACGGCGACCTCGGCGAACTGCGCGCCGAAGGAGTGCCGTTCCTTCTGGGCGAGGGTGCCGAGCGCGGCGGTGGTGTCCGAGCGGACGGTGATGCCCTCGGGCGGGATGCCGGTCCCGAGCGCGAGCCGTTCGCGCAGTTCACGCCCCGCCGCGTTGATGGCCCACGCCCAGGAGCGGGTGCCCATCGAGCCGCCGGCGAGCATGGCGGGCCCGAAGTCGCTGTCGCCGATGCGTACGCGTACCCGGTCCACCGGCACTTCGAGCGCGTCGGCGGCGATCAGGGTGAGCGCGGTGCGGGCGCCGGTGCCGATGTCGGCGGCGGCGATCCGCACGGTGAAGGTGCCGTCCGGCTCCGCCGTCGCCAGGGCCGTGGAGGGACCCGCTCCCGAGTGGAAGGAGGCGCCGGCCACGCCGGTGCCGAGCAGCCAGCGGCCGTCGCGGCGCACGCCGGGGCGCGGGTCGCGGTCGGCCCAGCCGAACCGGCGGGCGCCCTCACGGAAGCAGCCGACCAGGTTGCGGGTGCTGAACGGCAGCCCGGAGACCGGTCCCCGGTCGGGTTCGTTGCGCACGCGCAGCTCGATCGGGTCCAGGCCGGTCTTCTCGGCGAGTTCGTCGAGCGCCGATTCGAGGGCGAAGGACCCGGGCGCCTCGCCGGGGGCCCGCATGAAGGTCGGCGTCGGCACGTCGAGCGGGACGACGAGGTTGGCCGTGTGGTGGGCGGCGGCGTCGTACATGATGCGGGGCACGCCGGCGCTCGGCTCGACGAACGTGTGCACGGTGGAGGTCTGGCTGACGGAGCGGTGCTCCAGCGCGCGCAGCCGTCCGTCGGCGTCGGCGCCCAGGCGCACGCGCTGCGAGGTGGGGCTGCGGTAGCCGGTGAGCGAGAACATCTGGCGGCGCGTCATGACGACACGCACCGGCCGCTGCAGGGTCGTGGCGGCCATCACCGCGGCGACCTGGTGGGCGCGCAGGCCCTTGCTGCCGAAGCCGCCGCCGATGTGCTCGGAGCGCACCCGGACCGCGCCGGGGTCGAGGGAGAACATCTGGGCGAGTTCGTTCTGCACCCAGGTGGTGCCCTGGTTGGAGTCGATGAGCTCCAGCCGGCCGCCGTCCCAGCGCGCGGTCGCCGCGTGCGGCTCCATCATGCTGTGGTGCTCTTCGGGCGTGGTGTACTCGGCGTCCACGACGTGGGCGGATGCGGCGAGTTCGGCCGCCAGGTCGCCCTTCTCCGTCACGCCCGGCATGATGCCGTCCACCGTGTGGGCCTCGGGCCGGTCACCGGCGAAGCCGGTGTCGTGGGGTTCCACCTCGTAGTGGACGACGAGCGACTCGGCGGCCTCGCGGGCCTGTTCGGAGGTCTCGGCGACGACGAGCGCCACCGGCCAGCCGAGATGGGGCACCCGGTCGGTCTGGAAGACGGTCGAGGTCGGGTCCGGCGGACCCATCATGCCCATGTACTGGGTCTCCACGCGCGGGGCGTTGCCGTGGTGCAGCACGGCGCGCACGCCGGGCATGGCGAGGACGGGCTCGGTGTCGACGGCGGTGATCCGGCCGCGGGCGACGGTGGAGAGCACCAGCCAGCCGTGGGCGAGGTCGGCGAAGGGGATCTCTCCGGCGTAGCGGGCCGCGCCGGTGACCTTCTCGCGGCCCTCGACCCGGGTGTGCGCGGTGCCGACGACGCCGATCGGGGTCGTACGGCCGGTGGTGGCGGTGGTCATCGGGCGGCCTCCTCGGCGAGTTCGGTGAGCACGGCCACCACGAGGTTGCGCATCAGCGTCACCTTGTACGTGTTGTCGCGCAGCGGCCGGGCGGCGGCCAGTTCGGCGTCCGCGGCGGCGGCGAAGGTCTCGGCGTCGGCCGGCGCCCCGGTCAGCGCGCGTTCGGCGGCGCGGGCCCGCCAGGGGCGGGAGGCGACCGCGCCGAAGGCGAGCCGCACGTCGCGCACGACGCCGTCGGAGACGTCGAGCGCGGCGGCGACGGAGCCGATGGCGAAGGCGTACGAGGCGCGCTCGCGCACCTTGCGGTAGCGGGAGCGGGCGGCGACCGGGGCGGGCGGCACGGTGACGCCGGTGATCAGGGCGCCCGGCGGCAGGGCGGTCTCCCGGTGCGGGGTGTCGCCGACGGGGAGGTAGAAGTCGGCGAGCGCCAACTCGCCGGGGCCGTCGGCGGTTTCGTAGGTGACGACGGCGTCGAGCGCGGTCAGCGCCACACCCATGTCCGAGGGGTGCGTGGCGACGCAGTGGTCGGAGGCGCCCAGGATGGCGTGGTTGTGGTGCTCGCCCTCGATGGCGGGGCAACCGCTGCCGGGTTCCCGCTTGTTGCAGGGCTTGGTCACGTCGGTGAAGTAGCCGCAGCGGGTGCGCTGGAGCAGATTGCCGCCGACGGTGGCCATGTTGCGCAGCTGTCCGGAGGCGCCGGCCAGTACGGCCTGGGTGAGCACCGGGTAGCGGCGGCGGACCTCGGGGTGGACGGCGAGGTCGCTGTTGGTGACGGTGGCGCCGATGCGCAGTCCGCCGCCGGGCGTCGACTCGATCTCGTCCAGGGGGAGTTGACGCACGTCCACGAGGAGTCCGGGGCGCTCCACGCCGGACTTCATCAGGTCGACGAGGTTGGTGCCGCCGCCGAGGAAGCGGGCGTCCGGGTCGGCGGTCAGCAGGGCGACGGCGCCGGAGACGTCACCGGCGCGCTGGTATCCGAACTCCTTCATGCCGCCGCCTCCGCGTCCGCCGTACGGCCGGTGTGCTCGGAGCCCGTGGGCTCGGTCCGCCGCTGCTCGGCGGTGGTGTCGGCCGCGCGGGAGACCGCCTGGACGATCGACACGTAGGCGGCGCAGCGGCACAGGTTGCCGCTCATCCGCTCGCGGATCTCCTCGGGGCTCAGCGGTGGTGGCCCGGCCTCGGGGCGTACGTCGTCGGTGACGGCGCTGGGCCAGCCGGCCGCGTGCTCCTCGATCACCGCGACCGCCGAGCAGATCTGTCCGGGGGTGCAGTAGCCGCACTGGTAGCCGTCGAGGTCGAGGAAGGCCTGCTGCACCGGGTGCAACTCCTCGCCGCGCGCGAGTCCTTCGACGGTGGTGATCTCGCGTCCTTCGGCCGCGACGGCCAGATTGAGACAGGACACCTCACGGCGTCCGTCGATGAGGACCGTGCAGGCGCCGCACTGTCCGTGGTCGCAGCCCTTCTTGCTGCCGGTGAGATCGAGCCGCTCGCGCAGGGCGTCGAGCAGGGTGGTGCGGTGGTCGACGGTCAGCGGGTACTTCTCGCCATTGATCTTCAAGGTGATGGCGCTGGACGTCGAGGGTGCCATGATCAGCTTCTTTCGTGTATCCGGAACACGTCGGTAAGGAGCACGGGGAGCACACGGAGGGGAAAGGATTCAGGAAGGACGGCATCGGGTCTGGACGCGTCAAGGGGGGAGCGCACGGAGCGCCGGGCACAGGACCCCGCACATGGCGTAAAAGCGCTGCCCACCGGTACTATGGGGGCCAACCGGACAGCTGTCCGGTACTTGGAAAGCTACCGGACAGCTGTCCGCTTAGCAAGGGCTGACCCCACGACAGGCCCGAGGGGAGGACGAATGGGACACGAGAAGGGCGCCCCCCTGCGCTCGGACGCGCAGCGCAACCGCGAGCGCATCCTGGACGTGGCGGTGGTCGAGCTGACCCGCTGCGCGGACGCGCCGCTCAGCCTGATCGCCCGGAAGGCGGGCGTCGGGCAGGGCACGTTCTACCGCAACTTCCCCAATCGTCAGGCCCTCGTCCTCGAGATCTACCGCCACGAGATGCAGCAGGTCGCCGAGCACGCGACCTGTCTGTTGGAGCACCGGGAACCGGACGTGGCGCTGCGGGAGTGGATGGACCGGCTCGCGCGGTTCGCGATGACCAAGGCCGGTCTGGCCGAGGCGATCCGCCAGGCCACCAGCGGCCCCGGCAGCCCCGGGCGGCCGGAGCCCACCCCGCTGACGGCCGCGGCCGAACTCCTGGTCCGCGCCTGCGAGGAGGCCGGGACGATCCGCCCCGGGGTCACCGGCGACGACTTCGTCCTGGCCATCTCCGGCCTGTGGATGCTCACTCCCGAGGACGGCTGGCAGGAGCGGGCCACCCGGCTCCTCGACCTGGTGATGGACGGACTGCGCGCGGGGGCGCCGGGGCGGCGGTGAGGGCCCTGCCCACCCTCAGCCCTGTCCGGTTCGCGTCACCAGGTCCTTGAGCGCCACGTTGAGCGCGAGCACGTTGACGCGGGGCTCCCCCAGGAAGCCGAGCGTGCGCCCCTCGGCGTGGTCCGCGACCAGTTTCCGCACGTCCGCCACGGACAGCCCGTTGCGGGCGGCGACCCGGTGCACCTGGAGGGCCGCGTACCGCGGGGAGATGTCCGGATCGAGCCCGGAGCCCGAGGAGGTGACGGCGTCGGCGGGCACCTGCGAGGGCCGGACGGTGTACCCGGGCACCGAGTTGTCCCGGACCACCGCCGCCCGGGCCGCCCGCACCCGGTCGACGAGGACGGGGTTGTCGGCGGCCAGGTTGGTCGCCCCGGACAGCAGCAGCCGGTAGCGCGTGTTGACGGAGTTGGTGCCGAGCCCGTCCGCCGGGCGGCCCTGGAACCACCGGAGGTCGGGCGCGCTCTTGCCGTGCTTTCCCGCCACCTCGTAGGACTGCCCGATCAGGGAGGAGCCCACCACCCGTCCGTCCGCCCGGACCTCCGAGCCGTTCGCGCGGTCGCGGAACAGCCCCTGGGCGATCCCGGTGACGAGGAGCGGATAGAGGACGCCCGTCACCAGGGTGAGGACCAGCAGCGCGCGCAGTCCCGCGCCCGCCGACCGGGCGGTGTTCACAAGGGAGTTGTTCATGACGTACACCACCGTGCCGGTCCGGGGTCAGAACCCGGGGAGGAGGGAGACGAGCAGGTCGATCAGCTTGATGCCGAGGAACGGCGCGAGCAGTCCGCCCAGCCCGTAGCGGGCGAGGTTGCGGCGGAGCATCCGGTCCGCGCTCATCGCCCGGTAGCGCACTCCGCGCAGCGCGAGGGGGATCAGCGCGACGATGACCAGCGCGTTGAAGACGACGGCGGAGAGGATCGCGGAGTCGGGGCTGGAGAGCCCCATGATGTTGAGCCGGTCCAGGCCCGGGTACACCGACGCGAACAGCGCGGGGATGATCGCGAAGTACTTGGCGACGTCGTTGGCGAGCGAGAACGTCGTCAACGCGCCCCGGGTGATGAGGAGTTGTTTGCCGATCTCGACAATCTCGATCAGCTTGGCCGGGTCGGAGTCGAGGTCGATCATGTTGCCGGCCTCCTTGGCGGCCGACGTGCCCGTGTTCATCGCCACCCCGACGTCGGCCTGGGCCAGCGCGGGCGCGTCGTTGG
The DNA window shown above is from Streptomyces sp. NBC_00670 and carries:
- a CDS encoding TetR/AcrR family transcriptional regulator, whose protein sequence is MGHEKGAPLRSDAQRNRERILDVAVVELTRCADAPLSLIARKAGVGQGTFYRNFPNRQALVLEIYRHEMQQVAEHATCLLEHREPDVALREWMDRLARFAMTKAGLAEAIRQATSGPGSPGRPEPTPLTAAAELLVRACEEAGTIRPGVTGDDFVLAISGLWMLTPEDGWQERATRLLDLVMDGLRAGAPGRR
- a CDS encoding FAD binding domain-containing protein: MKEFGYQRAGDVSGAVALLTADPDARFLGGGTNLVDLMKSGVERPGLLVDVRQLPLDEIESTPGGGLRIGATVTNSDLAVHPEVRRRYPVLTQAVLAGASGQLRNMATVGGNLLQRTRCGYFTDVTKPCNKREPGSGCPAIEGEHHNHAILGASDHCVATHPSDMGVALTALDAVVTYETADGPGELALADFYLPVGDTPHRETALPPGALITGVTVPPAPVAARSRYRKVRERASYAFAIGSVAAALDVSDGVVRDVRLAFGAVASRPWRARAAERALTGAPADAETFAAAADAELAAARPLRDNTYKVTLMRNLVVAVLTELAEEAAR
- the bla gene encoding class A beta-lactamase; amino-acid sequence: MGTLGHTKLRPGRRTALTLGAGAALAVALPAASAHAATGTAGLARRFRALEEEYAARLGVYAYDTATGRSVRYRADETFALCSVFKTLAAGAVLRDLDRNGEFLAKRIRYTEQQVTDSGYAPVTGRPENLADGMTVEALCAAAVSESDNCAGNLLLSELGGPTGITRFCRSLGDRTTRLDRWEPDLNSAEPWRTTDITTPHAIGRTYARLLLGRALPDADRERLTGWLIANTTNGERFGTGLPDDWTLADKTGGGASYGVANDVGVAWPPGRPPLLLAVLSTKKDPAGPTENALVARAAAQVAAALT
- a CDS encoding potassium-transporting ATPase subunit C, giving the protein MNNSLVNTARSAGAGLRALLVLTLVTGVLYPLLVTGIAQGLFRDRANGSEVRADGRVVGSSLIGQSYEVAGKHGKSAPDLRWFQGRPADGLGTNSVNTRYRLLLSGATNLAADNPVLVDRVRAARAAVVRDNSVPGYTVRPSQVPADAVTSSGSGLDPDISPRYAALQVHRVAARNGLSVADVRKLVADHAEGRTLGFLGEPRVNVLALNVALKDLVTRTGQG
- a CDS encoding xanthine dehydrogenase family protein molybdopterin-binding subunit, with amino-acid sequence MTTATTGRTTPIGVVGTAHTRVEGREKVTGAARYAGEIPFADLAHGWLVLSTVARGRITAVDTEPVLAMPGVRAVLHHGNAPRVETQYMGMMGPPDPTSTVFQTDRVPHLGWPVALVVAETSEQAREAAESLVVHYEVEPHDTGFAGDRPEAHTVDGIMPGVTEKGDLAAELAASAHVVDAEYTTPEEHHSMMEPHAATARWDGGRLELIDSNQGTTWVQNELAQMFSLDPGAVRVRSEHIGGGFGSKGLRAHQVAAVMAATTLQRPVRVVMTRRQMFSLTGYRSPTSQRVRLGADADGRLRALEHRSVSQTSTVHTFVEPSAGVPRIMYDAAAHHTANLVVPLDVPTPTFMRAPGEAPGSFALESALDELAEKTGLDPIELRVRNEPDRGPVSGLPFSTRNLVGCFREGARRFGWADRDPRPGVRRDGRWLLGTGVAGASFHSGAGPSTALATAEPDGTFTVRIAAADIGTGARTALTLIAADALEVPVDRVRVRIGDSDFGPAMLAGGSMGTRSWAWAINAAGRELRERLALGTGIPPEGITVRSDTTAALGTLAQKERHSFGAQFAEVAVDPATGEVRVRRMLGIFAAGRIVNPLTARNQLVGGMIWGISMALHEEAVRDRATGGLYGADLAGYHVATHADVPHVEADWIEDDDPDDPVGIKGVGEVGIVGAAAAIANAVRHATGVRHRHLPIRPDRVLGAQDAGAPDA
- a CDS encoding XdhC family protein; translation: MLDLAGQLHDWLAEGREFAVATVVAVGGSAPRGPGAALAVDSEGTVIGSVSGGCVEGAVYELCQEALADGSTVVQRFGYSDEDAFAVGLTCGGVLDIMVTPVGADAPAREVLRTALAAAASGAPAAVARVVRGPAELLGHVLAVGSDGGHEGGLGGHPELDRTAAAQARALLDVGRTGTVEVAEDGSHCPGGLTLLVESSVPPPRMIVFGAIDFAAALVRAGKFLGYHVTVCDARPVFATRARFPEADEVVVDWPHRYLRGTGTDVRTVLCVLTHDAKFDVPLLEEALRRPAAFVGAMGSRRTHADRERRLREVGVSEAELARLRSPIGLDLGARTPEETALSIAAEIVAARRGGTGVPLTGSGTPIHRDAGERGVAAEAA
- a CDS encoding (2Fe-2S)-binding protein; the encoded protein is MAPSTSSAITLKINGEKYPLTVDHRTTLLDALRERLDLTGSKKGCDHGQCGACTVLIDGRREVSCLNLAVAAEGREITTVEGLARGEELHPVQQAFLDLDGYQCGYCTPGQICSAVAVIEEHAAGWPSAVTDDVRPEAGPPPLSPEEIRERMSGNLCRCAAYVSIVQAVSRAADTTAEQRRTEPTGSEHTGRTADAEAAA